From Doryrhamphus excisus isolate RoL2022-K1 chromosome 22, RoL_Dexc_1.0, whole genome shotgun sequence, one genomic window encodes:
- the LOC131110034 gene encoding uncharacterized protein LOC131110034 produces the protein MTITEWLHVLPLLSLFTANSHAQLDVCGIASLNTRIVGGENAPEGSWPWQASLQESDSHVCGGSLINKEWVLSAAHCFSSTSTLGWSVSLGLQNLQGSNPNEVSRTVDTIILHPDFDSSSFNNDIALLRLSSAVPFTAYIRPVCLAASSSEFHNGTDSWVTGWGTVQEGVSLPFPQTLQEVEVPVVGNRQCNCLNGVGSVTDNMICAGVLEGGKDACQGDSGGPMMSQQDSIWVQSGIVSFGFGCARPNLPGVYARVSSYQSWINSHISSDKPGFVHFNSSGLDSDSNYTCPGLPPPIMPTEGLVTTADPGPSVSSAELCGIQSGKTKIVGGEDAREGSWPWQASLQNFGHVCGGSLINKEWVLSAAHCFSSTSTLGWSVFLGLQNLQSSNPNQVSRTVDTIILHPDFDSSSFNNDIALLRLSSAVPFTAYIRPVCLAASSSEFHNGTDSWVTGWGTVQEGVSLPFPQTLQEVEVPVVGNRQCNCLNGVGSVTDNMICAGVLEGGKDACQGDSGGPMMSQQDSIWVQSGIVSFGFGCARPNLPGVYARVSSYQSWINSHISSDKPGFVHFNSSGLDSDSNYTCPGLPLPGTAVTPTAEPGPSMSSAELCGIIPSNTKIVGGGDAEEGSWPWQASLQNFGHVCGGSLINKEWVLSAAHCFSSTSTLGWSVFLGLQNLQGSNPNEVSRTVDTIILHPDFDNSSFNNDIALLRLSSAVPFTAYIRPVCLAASSSEFHNGTDSWVTGWGTVQEGVSLPFPQTLQEVEVPVVGNRQCNCLNGVGSVTDNMICAGVLEGGKDACQGDSGGPMMSQQDSIWVQSGIVSFGFGCARPNLPGVYARVSRYQSWINSHISSDKPGFVHFNSSGLDSDSNYTCPGLPLPGTAVTPTAEPGPSMSSAELCGIIPSNTKIVGGGDAEEGSWPWQASLQNFGHACGGSLINKEWVLSAAHCFSSTSTLGWSVFLGLQNLQGSNPNEVSRTVDTIILHPDFDNSSFNNDIALLRLSSAVPFTAYIRPVCLAASSSEFHNGTDSWVTGWGTVQEGVSLPFPQTLQEVEVPVVGNRQCSCLNGVGSVTDNMICAGVLEGGKDACQGDSGGPMMSQQDSIWVQSGIVSFGFGCARPNLPGVYARVSSYQSWINSHISSDKPGFVHFNSSGLDSDSNYTCPGLPLPGTAVTPTAESGPSMSSAELCGIIPSNTKIVGGGDAGEGSWPWQASLQNSGHACGGSLINKEWVLSAAHCFSSTSTLGWSVFLGLQNLQSSNPNQVSRTVDTIILHPDFDSSSFNNDIALLRLSSAVPFTAYIRPVCLAASSSEFHNGTDSWVTGWGTVQEGVSLPFPQTLQEVEVPVVGNRQCNCLNGVGSVTDNMICAGVLEGGKDACQGDSGGPMMSQQDSIWVQSGIVSFGFGCARPNLPGVYARVSRYQSWINSHISSDKPGFVHFNSSGLDSDSNYTCPGLPLPGTAVTPTAELEPGMSSAELCGIIPSNTKIVGGGDAEEGSWPWQASLQNFGHVCGGSLINKEWVLSAAHCFSSTSTLGWSVFLGLQNLQSSNPNEVSRTVDTIILHPDFDSSSFNNDIALLRLSSAVPFTAYIRPVCLAASSSEFHNGTDSWVTGWGTVQEGVSLPFPQTLQEVEVPVVGNRQCSCLNGVGSVTDNMICAGVLEGGKDACQGDSGGPMMSQQDSIWVQSGIVSFGFGCARPHLPGVYARVSRYQSWINSYISSDKPGFVHFNSSGLDSDSNYTCPGLPLPGTAVTSTAEPGPSMSSAELCGIIPSNTKIVGGGDAEEGSWPWQASLQNFGHACGGSLINKEWVLSAAHCFSSTSTLGWSVFLGLQNLQSSNPNQVSRTVDTIILHPDFDSSSFNNDIALLRLSSAVPFTAYIRPVCLAASSSEFHNGTDSWVTGWGTVQEGVSLPFPQTLQEVEVPVVGNRQCNCLNGVGSVTDNMICAGVLEGGKDACQGDSGGPMMSQQNSIWVQSGIVSFGYGCARPNLPGVYARVSRYQSWINSHISSDKPGFVHFNSSGLDSDSNYTCPGLPPPVTSGTITAGPVPSTQSTVSTTSQPATPQPATPQPATPSPAEEVCGTAPLNTRVDGDRGVVPGGTWPWVVRLHKSGSFACGGSLITSTFILTSAECFSGSNPTASDWTAYLGPKLVDGIEEFEMTMNIEKITMSEMTGFNIAVLQLTKAVSFSDYIQTVCLDITDATTFPVGTRCWVAGWGQVTKQKSDARADESLRDLETGVISCNSADQDNICTPSLDIQQRDEGGPLLCKSDSSWFQVAVVTASQSQSLRNDIQIFSRTMRFGSFLKETVGDLPSPEPSSSAGAPLCYGSLVLCFFGTLTSSYLVLYHGTA, from the exons ATGACGATCACGGAATGGCTCCACGTATTGCCGCTACTAAGCCTTTTCACTGCAA aTTCACATGCTCAGCTGGATG TATGTGGTATCGCTTCACTGAACACCAGGATAGTCGGAGGTGAAAATGCTCCAGAAGGAAGTTGGCCTTGGCAGGCCAGCCTGCAGGAATCTGACAGCCATGTTTGTGGTGGTTCTCTCATAAACAAAGAGTGGGTGTTGTCTGCTGCCCACTGCTTCTCCAG CACAAGCACCCTTGGATGGTCAGTTTCTCTCGGTCTTCAGAACCTGCAGGGCAGCAACCCAAACGAAGTGTCCAGAACAGTTGACACAATCATTTTGCATCCAGACTTTGACAGTTCCAGCTTCAACAACGACATCGCCCTGCTCAGACTTTCCTCAGCAGTCCCATTCACAGCCTACATCAGACCTGTGTGTCTGGCAGCCAGTAGCAGTGAGTTCCACAATGGTACCGATAGCTGGGTCACTGGCTGGGGAACGGTCCAGGAGGGAG TGTCCCTCCCATTCCCTCAAACGCTACAAGAAGTGGAGGTGCCAGTTGTGGGAAACAGACAGTGTAACTGCCTGAATGGAGTAGGTTCAGTCACAGATAACATGATCTGTGCTGGTGTTTTGGAAGGAGGGAAAGATGCTTGTCAG GGGGACTCGGGAGGTCCCATGATGAGCCAGCAGGATTCCATCTGGGTCCAGTCCGGAATTGTCAGTTTTGGATTTGGCTGTGCTAGACCTAATCTGCCGGGGGTTTATGCCAGAGTATCAAGTTACCAATCCTGGATCAACTCCCATATCAGTTCGGATAAACCAGGCTTTGTCCACTTCAACTCCAGTGGGCTGGATTCTGACAGCAACTACACATGTCCTGGTCTACCACCTCCCATTATGCCGACTGAAGGACTAGTAACAACGGCAGATCCAGGACCCAGTGTCTCAAGTGCTGAAT TGTGCGGCATCCAATCAGGAAAGACAAAGATAGTTGGAGGTGAAGACGCTCGAGAAGGAAGTTGGCCTTGGCAGGCCAGTCTGCAGAATTTCGGCCATGTTTGTGGTGGTTCTCTCATAAACAAAGAGTGGGTGTTGTCTGCTGCCCACTGCTTCTCCAG CACAAGCACCCTTGGATGGTCAGTTTTTCTCGGTCTTCAGAACCTGCAGAGCAGCAACCCAAACCAAGTGTCCAGAACAGTTGACACAATCATTTTGCATCCAGACTTTGACAGTTCCAGCTTCAACAACGACATCGCCCTGCTCAGACTTTCCTCAGCAGTCCCATTCACAGCCTACATCAGACCTGTGTGTCTGGCAGCCAGTAGCAGTGAGTTCCACAATGGTACCGATAGCTGGGTCACTGGCTGGGGAACGGTCCAGGAGGGAG TGTCCCTCCCATTCCCTCAAACGCTACAAGAAGTGGAGGTGCCAGTTGTGGGAAACAGACAGTGTAACTGCCTGAATGGAGTAGGTTCAGTCACAGATAACATGATCTGTGCTGGTGTTTTGGAAGGAGGGAAAGATGCTTGTCAG GGGGACTCAGGAGGTCCCATGATGAGCCAGCAGGATTCCATCTGGGTCCAGTCCGGAATTGTCAGTTTTGGATTTGGCTGTGCTAGACCTAATCTGCCGGGGGTTTATGCCAGAGTATCAAGTTACCAATCCTGGATCAACTCCCATATCAGTTCGGATAAACCAGGCTTTGTCCACTTCAACTCCAGTGGGCTGGATTCTGACAGCAACTACACATGTCCTGGTCTTCCTCTTCCTGGTACAGCGGTTACTCCTACTGCAGAACCAGGGCCCAGCATGTCAAGTGCTGAAT TGTGTGGCATCATTccatcaaacacaaaaatagtcGGAGGTGGAGATGCTGAAGAAGGAAGTTGGCCTTGGCAGGCCAGTCTGCAGAATTTCGGCCATGTTTGTGGTGGTTCTCTCATAAACAAAGAGTGGGTGTTGTCTGCTGCCCACTGCTTCTCCAG CACAAGCACCCTTGGATGGTCAGTTTTTCTCGGTCTTCAGAACCTGCAGGGCAGCAACCCAAACGAAGTTTCCAGAACAGTTGACACAATCATTTTGCATCCAGACTTTGACAATTCCAGCTTCAACAACGACATCGCCCTGCTCAGACTTTCCTCAGCAGTCCCATTCACAGCCTACATCAGACCTGTGTGTCTGGCAGCCAGTAGCAGTGAGTTCCACAATGGTACCGATAGCTGGGTCACTGGCTGGGGAACGGTCCAGGAGGGAG TGTCCCTCCCATTCCCTCAAACGCTACAAGAAGTGGAGGTGCCAGTTGTGGGAAACAGACAGTGTAACTGCCTGAATGGAGTAGGTTCAGTCACAGATAACATGATCTGTGCTGGTGTTTTGGAAGGAGGGAAAGATGCTTGTCAG GGGGACTCAGGAGGTCCCATGATGAGCCAGCAGGATTCCATCTGGGTCCAGTCCGGAATAGTCAGTTTTGGATTTGGCTGTGCTAGACCTAATCTGCCGGGGGTTTATGCCAGAGTATCCCGCTATCAATCCTGGATCAACTCCCATATCAGTTCGGATAAACCAGGCTTTGTCCACTTCAACTCCAGTGGGCTGGATTCTGACAGCAACTACACATGTCCTGGTCTTCCTCTTCCTGGTACAGCAGTTACTCCTACTGCAGAACCAGGCCCCAGCATGTCAAGTGCTGAAT TGTGTGGCATCATTccatcaaacacaaaaatagtcGGAGGTGGAGATGCTGAAGAAGGAAGTTGGCCTTGGCAGGCCAGTCTGCAGAATTTCGGCCATGCTTGTGGTGGTTCTCTCATAAACAAAGAGTGGGTGTTGTCTGCTGCCCACTGCTTCTCCAG CACAAGCACCCTTGGATGGTCAGTTTTTCTCGGTCTTCAGAACCTGCAGGGCAGCAACCCAAACGAAGTGTCCAGAACAGTTGACACAATCATTTTGCATCCAGACTTTGACAATTCCAGCTTCAACAACGACATCGCCCTGCTCAGACTTTCCTCAGCAGTCCCATTCACAGCCTACATCAGACCTGTGTGTCTGGCAGCCAGTAGCAGTGAGTTCCACAATGGTACCGATAGCTGGGTCACTGGCTGGGGAACGGTCCAGGAGGGAG TGTCCCTCCCATTCCCTCAAACGCTACAAGAAGTGGAGGTGCCAGTTGTGGGAAACAGACAGTGTAGCTGCCTGAATGGAGTAGGTTCAGTCACAGATAACATGATCTGTGCTGGTGTTTTGGAAGGAGGGAAAGATGCTTGTCAG GGGGACTCGGGAGGTCCCATGATGAGCCAGCAGGATTCCATCTGGGTCCAGTCCGGAATTGTCAGTTTTGGATTTGGCTGTGCTAGACCTAATCTGCCGGGGGTTTATGCCAGAGTATCAAGTTACCAATCCTGGATCAACTCCCATATCAGTTCGGATAAACCAGGCTTTGTCCACTTCAACTCCAGTGGGCTGGATTCTGACAGCAACTACACATGTCCTGGTCTTCCTCTTCCTGGTACAGCGGTTACTCCTACTGCAGAATCAGGGCCCAGCATGTCAAGTGCTGAAT TGTGTGGCATCATTccatcaaacacaaaaatagtcGGAGGTGGAGATGCTGGAGAAGGAAGTTGGCCTTGGCAGGCCAGTCTGCAGAATTCCGGCCATGCTTGTGGTGGTTCTCTCATAAACAAAGAGTGGGTGTTGTCTGCTGCCCACTGCTTCTCCAG CACAAGCACCCTTGGATGGTCAGTTTTTCTCGGTCTTCAGAACCTGCAGAGCAGCAACCCAAACCAAGTGTCCAGAACAGTTGACACAATCATTTTGCATCCAGACTTTGACAGTTCCAGCTTCAACAACGACATCGCCCTGCTCAGACTTTCCTCAGCAGTCCCATTCACAGCCTACATCAGACCTGTGTGTCTGGCAGCCAGTAGCAGTGAGTTCCACAATGGTACCGATAGCTGGGTCACTGGCTGGGGAACGGTCCAGGAGGGAG TGTCCCTCCCATTCCCTCAAACGCTACAAGAAGTGGAGGTGCCAGTTGTGGGAAACAGACAGTGTAACTGCCTGAATGGAGTAGGTTCAGTCACAGATAACATGATCTGTGCTGGTGTTTTGGAAGGAGGGAAAGATGCTTGTCAG GGGGACTCAGGAGGTCCCATGATGAGCCAGCAGGATTCCATCTGGGTCCAGTCCGGAATTGTCAGTTTTGGATTTGGCTGTGCTAGACCTAATCTGCCGGGGGTTTATGCCAGAGTATCTCGCTACCAATCCTGGATCAACTCCCATATCAGTTCGGATAAACCAGGCTTTGTCCACTTCAACTCCAGTGGGCTGGATTCTGACAGCAACTACACATGTCCTGGTCTTCCTCTTCCTGGTACAGCGGTTACTCCTACTGCAGAACTGGAGCCCGGCATGTCAAGTGCTGAAT TGTGTGGCATCATTccatcaaacacaaaaatagtcGGAGGTGGAGATGCTGAAGAAGGAAGTTGGCCTTGGCAGGCCAGTCTGCAGAATTTCGGCCATGTTTGTGGTGGTTCTCTCATAAACAAAGAGTGGGTGTTGTCTGCTGCCCACTGCTTCTCCAG CACAAGCACCCTTGGATGGTCAGTTTTTCTCGGTCTTCAGAACCTGCAGAGCAGCAACCCAAACGAAGTGTCCAGAACAGTTGACACAATCATTTTGCATCCAGACTTTGACAGTTCCAGCTTCAACAACGACATCGCCCTGCTCAGACTTTCCTCAGCAGTCCCATTCACAGCCTACATCAGACCTGTGTGTCTGGCAGCCAGTAGCAGTGAGTTCCACAATGGTACCGATAGCTGGGTCACTGGCTGGGGAACGGTCCAGGAGGGAG TGTCCCTCCCATTCCCTCAAACGCTACAAGAAGTGGAGGTGCCAGTTGTGGGAAACAGACAGTGTAGCTGCCTGAATGGAGTAGGTTCAGTCACAGATAACATGATCTGTGCTGGTGTTTTGGAAGGAGGGAAAGATGCTTGTCAG GGGGACTCAGGAGGTCCCATGATGAGCCAGCAGGATTCCATCTGGGTCCAGTCCGGAATTGTCAGTTTTGGATTTGGCTGTGCTAGACCTCATCTGCCGGGAGTTTATGCCAGAGTATCTCGCTACCAATCTTGGATCAACTCCTATATCAGTTCCGATAAACCAGGCTTTGTCCACTTCAACTCCAGTGGGCTGGACTCTGACAGCAACTACACATGTCCTGGTCTTCCTCTTCCTGGTACAGCGGTTACTTCTACTGCAGAACCAGGGCCCAGCATGTCAAGTGCTGAAT TGTGTGGCATCATTccatcaaacacaaaaatagtcGGAGGTGGAGATGCTGAAGAAGGAAGTTGGCCTTGGCAGGCCAGTCTGCAGAATTTCGGCCATGCTTGTGGTGGTTCTCTCATAAACAAAGAGTGGGTGTTGTCTGCTGCCCACTGCTTCTCCAG CACAAGCACCCTTGGATGGTCAGTTTTTCTCGGTCTTCAGAACCTGCAGAGCAGCAACCCAAACCAAGTGTCCAGAACAGTTGACACAATCATTTTGCATCCAGACTTTGACAGTTCCAGCTTCAACAACGACATCGCCCTGCTCAGACTTTCCTCAGCAGTCCCATTCACAGCCTACATCAGACCTGTGTGTCTGGCAGCCAGTAGCAGTGAGTTCCACAATGGTACCGATAGCTGGGTCACTGGCTGGGGAACGGTCCAGGAGGGAG TGTCCCTCCCATTCCCTCAAACGCTACAAGAAGTGGAGGTGCCAGTTGTGGGAAACAGACAGTGTAACTGCCTGAATGGAGTAGGTTCAGTCACAGATAACATGATCTGTGCTGGTGTTTTGGAAGGAGGGAAAGATGCTTGTCAG GGGGACTCAGGAGGTCCCATGATGAGTCAGCAAAATTCCATCTGGGTCCAGTCCGGAATAGTCAGTTTCGGATATGGCTGTGCTAGACCTAATCTGCCGGGAGTTTATGCCAGAGTATCTCGCTACCAATCCTGGATCAACTCCCATATCAGTTCCGATAAACCAGGTTTTGTCCACTTCAACTCCAGTGGGCTGGATTCTGACAGCAACTACACATGTCCTGGTCTACCACCGCCTGTTACTAGTGGTACCATTACTGCAGGACCAGTGCCCAGCACCCAAAGTACTGTATCAACAACTTCCCAACCAGCAACTCCCCAACCAGCAACTCCCCAACCAGCAACTCCAAGTCCTGCTG AGGAAGTGTGCGGCACAGCTCCTTTGAACACTCGTGTAGATGGTGACCGTGGAGTTGTACCAGGAGGAACCTGGCCTTGGGTGGTTCGTCTCCACAAAAGCGGGTCCTTCGCTTGTGGAGGATCGCTCATCACTTCCACATTCATTCTCACTTCCGCTGAATGTTTCTCTGG CTCCAATCCAACTGCCAGTGACTGGACGGCGTATTTGGGTCCGAAACTTGTCGATGGCATAGAGGAGTTTGAAATGACTATGAACATTGAAAAGATTACAATGAGCGAAATGACAGGTTTCAATATTGCGGTGCTGCAACTCACAAAAGCAGTCAGCTTCAGTGATTACATCCAGACGGTGTGTTTGGACATCACCGATGCAACAACCTTCCCTGTTGGAACTCGCTGTTGGGTTGCCGGATGGGGGCAGGTGACTAAACAGAAAA GCGATGCAAGAGCTGATGAAAGTCTAAGAGACCTTGAGACTGGAGTAATAAGTTGCAATAGTGCTGATCAGGACAACATTTGTACTCCTAGCTTGGACATTCAACAG AGGGATGAGGGTGGTCCGCTGCTCTGCAAGTCAGATTCATCTTGGTTCCAGGTGGCCGTTGTTACAGCAAGTCAAAGTCAATCCCTCCGCAACGACATTCAGATCTTTTCCAGGACCATGCGTTTTGGATCATTCTTGAAGGAAACGGTTGGTGATTTGCCATCTCCAGAACCTTCTTCGTCAGCAGGTGCACCACTTTGCTATGGGTCCCTGGTCCTATGTTTCTTTGGGACTTTGACATCAAGCTACCTGGTGCTGTATCATGGAACTGCTTGA